A region of Mesorhizobium sp. AR02 DNA encodes the following proteins:
- a CDS encoding glycosyltransferase, with amino-acid sequence MLLEFVAGHYPDFLPMFCSYTNGVQRSDAARYMLLHHFGGVYADIDCECVAAFDPIMDETRIVLCKEPASHAAVQADFRGLPYLLFNGTIASPPRHPFWLHLLSMMPGLAGAKDVLDATGPCLLTSAQRGYSDQAAFAIHPSGLFAPVTSDGSTERETGDDTAALSIHHWAATWWIPEPPPKWTTKLRNRAYRLRYHLTRGAYLDEAVAKASVDKAVLAAPPPSGQNIAVLVPLRDAADLIQPFLDALDGLDYPKDRIKLVFCEGDSLDGSWERLHAVTAGLAGKYRDIVLLQRQVGTRLDRVKRAKPRMQRVRRGAIAKVRNHLIDHGLKEDDDWALWIDIDVWRFPHDVLNRLIATRHRIAVPNCVKIAGGGSFDLNSFIIRRQTRDYRYYREIRGGLHQPPAQTPNRYHLSDVRHLHIIGLDAVGGTMLLVDAALHRGGLRFPEIPYRDLIETEAFGMLANDLGIRPVGLPKLEILHVPW; translated from the coding sequence ATGTTGCTCGAATTCGTGGCCGGGCACTACCCTGATTTCCTGCCGATGTTTTGCAGCTATACGAATGGCGTGCAGCGGTCGGATGCTGCCCGCTATATGCTCCTGCATCATTTTGGCGGGGTCTACGCCGACATCGATTGCGAATGCGTCGCCGCCTTCGATCCGATCATGGACGAAACCCGGATCGTGCTGTGCAAGGAGCCGGCTTCGCATGCGGCCGTCCAGGCGGATTTCCGGGGTCTGCCCTACCTCCTGTTCAACGGAACAATCGCGAGCCCGCCTCGCCATCCATTCTGGCTGCATCTCCTGTCCATGATGCCGGGGCTCGCCGGCGCCAAGGACGTGCTCGACGCGACCGGTCCCTGTCTGTTGACCTCCGCGCAGCGCGGCTACAGCGATCAGGCGGCCTTCGCCATTCACCCTTCCGGCCTGTTCGCGCCGGTGACATCGGACGGCAGCACGGAGCGTGAGACTGGCGACGATACGGCAGCACTTTCGATCCACCACTGGGCCGCCACATGGTGGATCCCGGAGCCGCCACCGAAATGGACGACCAAGCTTCGCAACCGAGCCTATCGGCTCCGGTACCACCTGACGCGCGGCGCGTATCTGGATGAGGCTGTGGCGAAAGCCAGCGTCGACAAGGCGGTTCTGGCGGCACCGCCGCCTTCAGGCCAAAACATCGCCGTCCTGGTGCCGCTTCGCGACGCCGCCGACCTCATCCAACCGTTTCTCGATGCGCTGGACGGGCTCGACTATCCCAAGGACAGGATCAAACTGGTCTTCTGCGAAGGCGACAGCCTGGACGGAAGCTGGGAGCGGCTGCATGCGGTGACGGCGGGATTAGCCGGCAAATATCGTGACATTGTCCTGCTGCAAAGACAGGTCGGCACCCGGCTCGACAGGGTAAAGCGGGCAAAGCCTCGCATGCAACGCGTAAGGCGCGGCGCGATTGCCAAGGTGCGCAATCACCTGATCGATCACGGGTTGAAAGAAGACGACGACTGGGCGCTGTGGATCGACATCGACGTCTGGCGCTTCCCCCATGATGTGCTGAACCGGCTGATCGCCACGCGACATCGCATCGCGGTGCCCAACTGCGTGAAGATCGCCGGCGGCGGCAGCTTCGACCTCAACAGCTTTATCATCAGACGGCAGACCAGGGATTATCGCTACTACCGCGAGATACGCGGCGGTCTCCACCAGCCTCCGGCACAGACACCAAATCGATATCATCTGAGCGATGTCAGGCATCTCCACATCATCGGCCTCGATGCGGTCGGCGGGACCATGCTGCTGGTCGATGCCGCCTTGCATCGCGGCGGCCTTCGCTTCCCCGAAATTCCCTACCGCGACCTGATCGAGACCGAAGCCTTTGGCATGCTCGCCAACGATCTCGGCATCAGGCCGGTCGGTTTGCCGAAGCTGGAAATCCTACACGTCCCCTGGTGA
- a CDS encoding DUF1349 domain-containing protein, protein MTLQDLTWLNPPPHHVIDGDAVRVRTGRETDFWRETFYGFWRDNGHFLHRPVEGDFTAEVTVKGDYKVLYDQAGLMVRLSETHWIKAGIEYTDGLAYFSVVVTNDTSDWSLVAIHADPNGVRIRLTRHGEAIRVQYLDASDGHWKPVRLAYFPVSKTVDLGMMCCSPQREGFEVTFSGFSVGPPISRELHD, encoded by the coding sequence ATGACATTGCAGGACCTGACCTGGCTCAACCCGCCGCCGCACCACGTCATCGACGGTGATGCCGTCCGCGTGCGCACCGGCAGGGAGACCGATTTCTGGCGCGAGACCTTCTATGGTTTCTGGCGTGACAATGGCCACTTCCTGCATCGGCCGGTCGAGGGCGACTTCACTGCCGAAGTCACCGTCAAGGGCGACTACAAGGTGCTCTATGACCAGGCTGGACTGATGGTCCGGCTGAGCGAAACGCATTGGATCAAGGCCGGTATCGAATACACCGACGGCCTCGCCTATTTCTCAGTCGTCGTCACCAACGACACATCGGACTGGTCGCTGGTCGCCATTCACGCCGATCCGAACGGCGTCAGGATCCGCCTCACCCGCCATGGTGAGGCGATCCGCGTCCAGTATCTCGATGCTTCGGACGGCCACTGGAAACCGGTGCGGCTTGCCTATTTCCCGGTCTCGAAGACGGTCGATCTCGGCATGATGTGCTGTTCGCCGCAGCGCGAGGGTTTCGAGGTCACGTTCTCCGGATTTTCGGTCGGTCCGCCGATTTCACGGGAGTTGCACGACTGA
- a CDS encoding aldehyde dehydrogenase family protein, which translates to MAQFRKNLIDGEWVGDAGSRNINPSDTGDVVGEYASAGVEQAKQAIAAAKAAFPAWSRSGPLARHAVLKKASDEIMARKDEIGRNLAREEGKTLAEGIGETIRAAQIFDFFAGETLRLAGEMVPSVRPGVGVEITREAVGVVGIITPWNFPIAIPAWKIAPALAHGNTIVFKPAELVPESAWSIVDILHRAGLPKGVLNLVMGKGSVVGQAMLDSPDVNAITFTGSVGTGKRVAAASVEHMRKFQLEMGGKNPLVVLDDADLAVAVDCALNGAFFSTGQRCTASSRLIVTDGIHDRFVDALKDRMGKLVIGDALDAQTQIGPVVDATQLKQDEDYIAIGVREGATLAFGGERLDRKTPGFYLRPALLTEATNAMRSSREEIFGPVASVIRVKDYDEALSVANDTPFGLTSGICTTSLKHATHFKRNSEAGMVMVNLPTAGVDFHVPFGGRKGSSYGPREQGRYAMEFYTTVKTAYTFAG; encoded by the coding sequence ATGGCGCAGTTTCGAAAGAACCTCATCGATGGCGAATGGGTCGGCGACGCCGGCTCCCGCAACATCAACCCTTCGGATACAGGCGACGTCGTCGGCGAATATGCCTCGGCAGGTGTCGAACAGGCCAAGCAGGCCATCGCGGCGGCCAAGGCGGCGTTTCCGGCATGGTCGCGCTCCGGTCCGCTGGCGCGCCACGCGGTGCTGAAAAAGGCCTCGGACGAGATCATGGCGCGCAAGGACGAGATCGGCCGCAATCTGGCACGTGAGGAAGGCAAGACGCTGGCCGAGGGCATTGGCGAAACCATTCGCGCCGCCCAGATATTCGATTTCTTTGCCGGCGAAACATTGCGTCTGGCCGGAGAGATGGTGCCAAGCGTGCGGCCGGGTGTCGGCGTCGAAATCACGCGCGAAGCGGTCGGCGTGGTCGGCATCATCACGCCGTGGAATTTCCCCATTGCCATTCCGGCCTGGAAGATCGCTCCGGCGCTGGCACATGGCAACACCATCGTCTTCAAGCCGGCCGAACTCGTTCCCGAAAGCGCCTGGTCCATCGTCGATATCCTGCATCGCGCCGGCCTGCCGAAGGGCGTGCTCAACCTCGTCATGGGCAAGGGTTCGGTGGTCGGCCAGGCGATGCTCGACAGCCCTGACGTCAACGCCATCACCTTCACCGGCTCGGTCGGCACGGGAAAACGCGTCGCCGCCGCAAGCGTCGAGCACATGCGCAAGTTTCAGCTCGAAATGGGCGGCAAGAACCCGCTGGTCGTGCTCGACGACGCCGATCTTGCGGTCGCTGTCGATTGTGCGCTCAACGGTGCTTTCTTCTCGACCGGCCAGCGCTGCACCGCTTCGTCCCGACTGATCGTGACGGACGGCATTCACGACCGTTTCGTCGACGCGCTCAAGGATCGCATGGGCAAGCTGGTGATCGGCGATGCGCTCGACGCGCAGACGCAGATCGGCCCGGTGGTCGACGCGACACAGTTGAAGCAGGACGAGGACTACATCGCCATCGGCGTCAGGGAGGGCGCCACGCTCGCCTTCGGCGGCGAACGGCTCGACCGCAAGACGCCGGGCTTCTATCTCAGGCCGGCGCTGCTGACCGAGGCCACCAATGCCATGCGCAGCTCGCGCGAGGAGATTTTTGGCCCTGTCGCCAGCGTCATCCGCGTCAAGGATTATGACGAGGCGCTTTCCGTTGCCAACGACACGCCCTTCGGGCTGACCTCGGGCATCTGCACCACGAGCCTGAAGCACGCCACCCACTTCAAGCGCAATTCGGAGGCCGGCATGGTGATGGTCAATCTGCCGACGGCGGGCGTCGACTTCCATGTTCCCTTCGGCGGCCGCAAGGGCTCGAGCTACGGCCCGCGCGAACAGGGCCGCTACGCCATGGAGTTCTACACCACGGTGAAGACCGCCTATACCTTTGCAGGCTGA
- a CDS encoding TetR/AcrR family transcriptional regulator, with product MAALETTIQRAGATGNIKATREDWLKLALETLISDGVERVRVLTLGQQLDVSRSSFYWYFKSRQDLLDQLLDYWRQTNTRFIVERASRPSATVIRGVMSIFECWVDERLFDPRLDFAIRAWARRSPAIRRALDEADEERVNAIRDMFKRHGYEEEDAFVRARVLYFMQIGYYSLELNEPMSTRLAQVASYLRSFTGQEPPAEDVEDFARYVEKTISGKR from the coding sequence ATGGCAGCTCTCGAAACGACGATCCAGCGCGCCGGCGCCACCGGCAACATCAAGGCCACGCGTGAAGACTGGCTGAAGCTGGCGCTTGAAACACTGATCTCGGATGGCGTCGAACGCGTCCGCGTGCTGACGCTTGGCCAGCAACTCGACGTCTCGCGTTCCAGCTTCTACTGGTATTTCAAGAGCCGCCAGGATCTGCTCGACCAGTTGCTGGACTATTGGCGGCAGACCAACACCAGGTTCATCGTCGAACGCGCCTCGCGGCCTTCCGCGACCGTCATCCGCGGGGTGATGAGCATTTTCGAATGCTGGGTCGACGAAAGGCTGTTCGATCCCCGGCTGGATTTCGCCATCAGGGCCTGGGCCCGCCGCTCCCCCGCAATCCGGCGCGCACTCGACGAGGCCGACGAAGAACGCGTCAATGCCATACGCGACATGTTCAAGCGTCATGGCTATGAGGAAGAAGATGCGTTCGTGCGCGCCCGCGTGCTCTATTTCATGCAGATCGGCTATTACTCGCTCGAACTCAACGAACCGATGAGCACCCGCCTGGCCCAGGTCGCCTCGTATCTGCGCAGCTTCACCGGCCAGGAGCCTCCGGCCGAGGATGTCGAGGACTTCGCGCGCTACGTCGAGAAGACGATTTCCGGCAAACGGTAG
- a CDS encoding GcvT family protein, translating into MKSQYRAVVIGGGVVGASVLYHLAKFGWSDVALIEREVLTAGSSWHAAGGFHALNADPNIAALQAYTIDLLSEVEKESGQNIGMHMTGGISVASAPERWEWLKASFRIFQTMGIDDVHLVGVDEIKQRCPILNTDGMLGGLYAAREGHIDPSGVVHAYAKAARKRGADIIEHNRVLELNRRADGSWDVVTEKGTVIAEHVVNAGGLWAKQVGRMAGIDLPVSPMEHHYLVTEALPEIQALDRELPLIVDLEGFTYMRQEQKGLLLGIYEINHKHWNMDGAPWNYGIELIQEDTDRIANELALGFSRYPCLETAGIKRWVNGAFTFSPDGNPLVGPVRGVPNYWVACGVMAGFLQGGGVGKSLAEWMIHGEPEADVYGMDIARYGDFASNREYIKQTTGQFYSRRFVMSYPNEQLPAGRPLKTAGAHDAMDAAGARWGNSWGMEVPLYFAPQGFVETPTLKRSNAFDIVARECREVREGVGLLDITAFSRYEVSGPQAEAWLDRLLACALPKPGRAKLAPMLGENGKLKGDLTVFNWGDGCWWIMGSYYLRQWHMRWFEQHLAEGVTVRDISDAVVGFSLAGPNARRLLERLTHQDVSHQAFGFLACKTLDVGLVRAKVGRLSVIGELGYEIHCQANEHAGLRRALLSAGSDLGVTEYGFGAVNSLRLEKSFGIWSREFTQDYTPAETGMDRWIAFEKGDFIGREAALKEQQTGPRRTLVTLEIDAADADASGYEPVWSRGKLAGFVTSGGYGHTVGKSLAMALVDRDAAGIDTELTIHIVGVERGARVIASSPYDPLGKAMRA; encoded by the coding sequence ATGAAATCGCAATACAGGGCGGTCGTTATCGGCGGCGGCGTGGTTGGGGCCTCGGTGCTCTATCACCTGGCGAAATTCGGCTGGAGCGATGTCGCACTGATCGAACGCGAAGTGCTGACCGCTGGGTCGAGCTGGCATGCGGCCGGCGGCTTCCATGCGCTGAATGCCGATCCCAACATCGCCGCGCTGCAGGCCTATACGATCGACCTGCTGTCGGAGGTCGAGAAGGAATCGGGCCAGAACATCGGCATGCACATGACCGGCGGCATCTCGGTTGCCTCAGCACCGGAGCGCTGGGAATGGCTGAAGGCTTCCTTCCGCATTTTTCAGACCATGGGCATAGACGACGTCCATCTGGTCGGCGTCGACGAGATCAAGCAGCGCTGCCCGATCCTCAACACCGACGGCATGCTGGGCGGCCTTTATGCCGCGCGGGAAGGCCATATCGACCCCTCGGGCGTCGTGCACGCCTATGCCAAGGCGGCACGAAAGCGCGGCGCCGATATCATCGAGCACAATCGCGTTCTGGAGCTCAATCGTCGCGCCGATGGCAGCTGGGACGTGGTCACCGAGAAGGGCACTGTCATTGCCGAGCACGTCGTCAATGCCGGCGGGTTGTGGGCCAAGCAGGTCGGCAGGATGGCCGGCATCGACCTGCCGGTGTCGCCGATGGAGCACCACTATCTCGTCACCGAGGCGCTGCCCGAGATCCAGGCGCTCGACCGCGAACTGCCGCTGATCGTCGACCTCGAAGGCTTCACCTATATGCGCCAGGAGCAGAAAGGCCTGCTGCTCGGCATCTATGAGATCAACCACAAGCACTGGAACATGGACGGTGCGCCGTGGAACTACGGCATCGAGCTGATCCAGGAGGACACCGACCGCATCGCCAACGAGTTGGCGCTCGGCTTCAGCCGTTACCCCTGCCTGGAGACGGCCGGCATCAAGCGCTGGGTCAACGGCGCCTTCACCTTCTCGCCGGACGGCAATCCACTGGTCGGCCCGGTGCGCGGCGTTCCCAATTACTGGGTGGCCTGCGGCGTCATGGCCGGCTTCCTGCAAGGCGGCGGCGTCGGCAAGTCGCTGGCCGAATGGATGATCCATGGCGAACCGGAAGCCGATGTCTACGGCATGGATATCGCCCGCTACGGCGACTTCGCCTCCAATCGCGAATACATCAAGCAGACGACCGGGCAGTTCTATTCGCGCCGCTTCGTCATGAGTTACCCCAACGAGCAATTGCCGGCGGGACGGCCGTTGAAGACGGCCGGCGCGCATGACGCCATGGATGCCGCCGGCGCCCGCTGGGGCAATTCCTGGGGCATGGAAGTGCCGCTCTATTTCGCCCCACAAGGCTTCGTCGAAACCCCGACGCTGAAACGCTCCAACGCCTTCGACATCGTCGCCCGGGAATGCCGCGAGGTGCGCGAAGGTGTCGGCCTGCTCGATATCACCGCCTTCTCGCGCTATGAGGTCTCCGGGCCGCAGGCGGAAGCCTGGCTCGACCGGCTGCTTGCCTGCGCGCTGCCGAAGCCCGGCCGGGCGAAACTCGCGCCGATGCTGGGCGAGAACGGCAAGCTCAAGGGCGATCTCACCGTCTTCAACTGGGGCGACGGCTGCTGGTGGATCATGGGGTCGTACTATCTGCGGCAATGGCATATGCGCTGGTTCGAGCAGCATCTCGCCGAGGGCGTCACCGTGCGCGACATTTCGGACGCGGTCGTCGGCTTCTCGCTGGCCGGCCCCAACGCCCGCCGTCTGCTCGAACGGCTGACGCACCAGGATGTCTCGCACCAGGCCTTCGGCTTCCTCGCCTGCAAGACGCTGGATGTCGGCCTGGTGCGGGCCAAGGTCGGGCGGCTGTCGGTCATCGGCGAGCTCGGCTACGAAATCCATTGCCAGGCCAATGAGCACGCTGGGCTGCGCCGTGCGCTGCTTTCGGCAGGAAGCGACCTCGGCGTCACCGAATACGGCTTCGGCGCCGTCAATTCGCTGCGGCTCGAAAAGAGTTTTGGGATCTGGTCGCGCGAGTTCACGCAAGATTACACGCCGGCCGAGACCGGCATGGACCGCTGGATCGCTTTCGAGAAGGGCGACTTCATCGGTCGCGAAGCAGCACTGAAGGAGCAGCAGACCGGCCCCAGGCGAACGTTGGTGACGCTCGAAATCGACGCTGCGGACGCCGATGCCAGCGGCTACGAACCGGTCTGGAGCAGAGGCAAGCTTGCCGGCTTCGTCACTTCCGGCGGCTATGGCCACACGGTCGGCAAGAGCCTCGCCATGGCGCTGGTCGATCGCGATGCGGCCGGTATCGATACTGAGTTGACAATCCACATCGTCGGCGTCGAAAGAGGTGCGCGCGTCATCGCTTCGTCGCCCTACGATCCGCTGGGCAAGGCGATGCGGGCATGA
- a CDS encoding sarcosine oxidase subunit beta, with translation MTRRYSALSLFKEGLAGQTGWKPAWRSPEPKPAYDAIVIGGGGHGLATAYYLAKNHGIARVAVLEKGWIGGGNTGRNTTVVRSNYYYPESVELYGLAHRLYEGLSKDLNYNVMLSQRGMVNLCHSTAEMEIGARTVNAMQINGIDAELFSSEDMRRVAPIYNFSPDARFPVFGGIWQGRAGTARHDAVAWGYARAASRLGVDIIQNCEITDFVIEGGRCRGVQTTRGAIRAERIGMTVAGHSSVLAAKAGFRLPINSYALQACVSEPVKPILDTVVLSPGCGVYVSQSDKGEIVIGGGLDRIPSYAQRGNLPTLETVIAGLLEMFPIFGQLKLMRQWAGIVDVVPDSSPIIGESPLPNLFLNCGWGTGGFKAIPAGGTLLANLLATGEHNDISRPFDLDRFASGRLIDEAAGSGIAH, from the coding sequence ATGACCCGACGCTATTCCGCTCTGTCGCTGTTCAAGGAGGGCTTGGCCGGCCAGACCGGCTGGAAGCCGGCCTGGCGCTCGCCCGAGCCGAAACCCGCCTACGACGCGATCGTCATCGGCGGCGGCGGCCATGGGCTGGCGACGGCCTATTACCTGGCGAAGAACCACGGCATTGCCAGAGTGGCAGTGCTGGAAAAGGGCTGGATCGGCGGCGGCAACACCGGCCGCAACACCACGGTGGTACGCTCCAATTACTATTATCCCGAAAGCGTCGAACTCTACGGGCTGGCGCATCGGCTCTATGAAGGCCTGTCCAAAGACCTGAACTACAACGTCATGCTGTCGCAGCGCGGCATGGTCAATCTCTGTCACTCGACCGCCGAAATGGAGATCGGCGCGCGCACTGTCAACGCCATGCAGATCAACGGCATCGATGCCGAGCTGTTTTCATCAGAGGATATGCGGCGCGTGGCGCCGATCTACAATTTCTCACCGGATGCACGCTTTCCGGTGTTCGGCGGCATCTGGCAAGGCCGGGCCGGCACTGCACGCCACGACGCGGTTGCCTGGGGCTATGCGCGGGCGGCGAGCCGGCTCGGCGTCGACATCATCCAGAACTGCGAAATCACCGATTTCGTCATCGAGGGCGGCCGCTGCCGCGGCGTCCAGACGACGCGCGGCGCGATCCGCGCCGAGCGCATCGGCATGACGGTGGCCGGACATTCCTCGGTGCTGGCGGCCAAGGCCGGTTTCCGGCTGCCGATCAATTCCTATGCGCTGCAGGCCTGCGTTTCCGAACCGGTCAAGCCGATCCTCGACACAGTGGTGCTGTCGCCTGGCTGCGGCGTCTATGTCAGCCAGTCGGACAAGGGCGAGATCGTCATCGGCGGCGGGCTCGACCGTATTCCTTCATACGCGCAGCGCGGCAATCTACCGACGCTGGAGACGGTGATTGCAGGGCTGCTGGAGATGTTCCCGATATTCGGCCAGCTGAAGCTGATGCGGCAATGGGCCGGCATTGTCGATGTCGTGCCGGATTCTTCACCGATCATCGGCGAATCGCCGCTGCCCAATTTGTTCCTCAACTGCGGCTGGGGCACCGGCGGCTTCAAGGCCATTCCCGCCGGCGGCACGCTGCTGGCAAACCTGCTGGCGACCGGCGAGCACAACGACATCAGCCGTCCCTTCGATCTCGACCGTTTCGCCAGCGGGCGGCTGATCGACGAAGCGGCCGGTTCCGGCATCGCGCACTAA
- a CDS encoding sarcosine oxidase subunit delta, translating into MQLFPCPFCGPRDETEFHYGGDAGNARPDGPDVPIERWAGYLYLRGNPKGAAREIWVHMNCGEFFVMERDTVTHKVLSATALGGEHAA; encoded by the coding sequence ATGCAGCTTTTTCCTTGCCCGTTCTGCGGCCCGCGCGACGAGACCGAATTCCACTATGGCGGCGATGCCGGCAATGCCAGGCCGGACGGCCCTGATGTGCCGATCGAGCGGTGGGCCGGATATCTCTACCTGCGCGGCAACCCGAAGGGCGCGGCGCGCGAGATCTGGGTGCACATGAACTGCGGCGAGTTCTTCGTCATGGAGCGCGACACCGTTACGCATAAGGTGCTGTCCGCGACAGCGCTTGGCGGGGAGCACGCGGCGTGA